In Balaenoptera acutorostrata chromosome 19, mBalAcu1.1, whole genome shotgun sequence, the following proteins share a genomic window:
- the PNMA8A gene encoding paraneoplastic antigen-like protein 8A, with protein MTMTVNLLEDWCRGMEVDIHRCLLVTGIPEDCGQVEIEDTLNGVLSPLGPYSVLNKIFLREENAKAALIEVGEGVNLRAIPREFPGRGGIWRVVCRDPTQDAEFFKNLSEFLDAEGRTWDDLVRLLQLNQCPPPQNQNQPPENWAEALGVLLGAVVQIIFYMDGEIRSREEARAQGVAEAQAVASLALATARKVKKEPGWAAEVGSVLKMENLDGWNDVEDEGDPLEPLVQKAGAKTRPRRKKQKKTPKQEPVPWKKSRGNHSHSSAFLEDLEADDAENMEMSEYIRSNKKPCVKQEGSALKKALAKCAWKSPSNPPHDAQAEAASPGVASESDQDGGPEGPPKKKAMGWASAKSPAPMRKKKKVSLGPVSYVLVDPEDTRKKPEIPKRGQGSRRDALDQEALRSPQPAESPASTSQGPKAKPQGSPHASSGENDNRSHLGCVNKWMKGEEQQGQVGTEEPEGTEDQMVAEEDPSAVEGVGDTPVEVLEAESPDPPPRSP; from the coding sequence ATGACCATGACGGTGAACCTTTTGGAGGACTGGTGCCGGGGGATGGAGGTGGACATCCACAGGTGCCTGTTGGTCACAGGCATCCCGGAGGACTGTGGCCAAGTGGAAATTGAGGACACCTTGAATGGCGTCCTCTCCCCGCTGGGCCCGTACTCTGTGCTCAACAAGATTTTTTTGAGGGAAGAGAATGCCAAAGCTGCTCTCATTGAGGTGGGCGAGGGTGTGAATCTGAGGGCCATACCCCGGGAATTCCCAGGAAGGGGGGGCATCTGGAGAGTGGTCTGTAGGGACCCCACCCAGGATgctgagttttttaaaaacctgagtgAATTCCTGGATGCAGAGGGGCGCACCTGGGACGATTTGGTCCGCCTGCTTCAGCTCAACCAGTGCCCaccaccccagaaccagaatcaGCCCCCAGAGAACTGGGCAGAAGCTTTGGGGGTGCTTCTGGGGGCGGTGGTGCAAATCATCTTCTACATGGATGGCGAGATCCGCAGCCGGGAGGAAGCCAGGGCTCAAGGGGTTGCTGAGGCCCAAGCAGTGGCATCCTTGGCTTTGGCAACAGCGAGGAAGGTCAAGAAGGAGCCAGGGTGGGCTGCAGAGGTGGGCTCTGTCTTGAAGATGGAGAACCTGGACGGCTGGAATGACGTGGAAGATGAGGGTGACCCTCTTGAACCTCTGGTTCAAAAGGCTGGAGCTAAGACTCGCCccaggagaaagaagcagaaaaaaactcCCAAGCAGGAACCAGTGCCCTGGAAGAAATCCAGAGGCAACCATTCCCACAGCTCGGCCTTCTTGGAGGATCTTGAAGCTGATGATGCTGAAAATATGGAGATGTCAGAATATATCAGGAGCAACAAAAAGCCCTGTGTGAAGCAGGAGGGGTCAGCTTTGAAGAAGGCCCTAGCGAAATGTGCCTGGAAGTCTCCCAGCAACCCGCCCCACGATGCCCAGGCAGAAGCTGCGAGCCCTGGAGTTGCCTCTGAGTCAGACCAAGATGGTGGTCCAGAGGGCCCACCAAAGAAGAAGGCCATGGGCTGGGCCTCGGCAAAGAGCCCTGCTCccatgaggaagaaaaagaaggtgaGCTTGGGCCCTGTCTCTTACGTCCTTGTCGATCCGGAAGACACCAGGAAGAAGCCAGAGATTCCAAAGAGAGGGCAAGGCTCGAGAAGGGATGCATTGGATCAGGAGGCCCTTCGGAGCCCACAGCCCGCTGAGTCACCGGCCTCAACCTCCCAGGGTCCAAAGGCCAAGCCGCAAGGCTCTCCTCATGCCTCCAGTGGTGAGAATGACAACAGAAGTCATTTGGGTTGTGTCAACAAGTGGATGAAGGGGGAGGAGCAACAGGGGCAGGTGGGGACGGAGGAACCCGAGGGGACAGAGGATCAAATGGTCGCTGAGGAGGACCCCAGTGCAGTGGAGGGAGTGGGTGACACACCAGTTGAGGTTTTGGAGGCTGAGAGCCCTGACCCCCCTCCTAGGAGCCCCTGA